A region of the Silene latifolia isolate original U9 population chromosome 9, ASM4854445v1, whole genome shotgun sequence genome:
TACTGAAGGAGGGCCCCCCTTGTAAATACTAGTAGGTCATCTGCAAACACCAAATGCGTGAGATTTAGCTGTACACACTTTGGGTGAAATGAAAAACCTGCATGACGAGGTAATCTTCTCAGTATTCTAGAAAGAATTTCCATACAAATAACAAAAAGATAAGGGGAAAGAGGGTCCCCTTGCCTCAGACCCCTTTTGCCAGGAAAGAAACCAGTGACCCCTCCATTGATAGATAAGGAATAGTAAGGAGAAGTAATGCACCCCATAATCCAGACAATAAACTTCTTAGGGAAACCCAGATGAATAAGTATATTGTGAAGGAAAGACCAATTAACAAAATCAAAGGCTTTTCTGATATCCACCTTCAGCATACACCTTGGGGTGATATAAGCTCTACCATATTTAACCGTTAATTCTCTAGCCATCATGGAGTTATCAGAGAGATCCCTCTCCTCAACAAAAGCTGCCTGTTCAGGGCCTATAATGATTCCAAGCACACTTTTCAATCTATTAGCAATAACCTTGCTAACAACCTTATAAAAGGTAGTACAGCAGGCTATAGGCCTAAAGTCCATAACAGTAGCAGGGGTATCAACTTTGGGAATGAGGACTAGAAGAGTGGAGTTAGCTACCCTTGGCATAATCCCAGTTTGAAAGTATTCCAGGACAACAGCTTTGAAATCTAGACCCACAGTATCCCAAGCATCCAAGAAGAACCCATAAGAGTAGCCATCAATGCCAGGGCTCTTGTTTCTATCAATGGACTTAAGGGCCTCCAGGATTTCCTTATCAAGAATAGGCTGGATTAGAGCATTACAGTCCCCAGGGGAAAGAGTGCCCTGAGAAAAGAGATCCCTAGGCAGCTGGTCAACAGTAGATGAGGAGCCCAAAAGTTTCTGGTAGAAGTGAACAAACCCCTGAGCAACATCTTTCAAACCCTCACACACACCATCATGCTCATCCTGAATTCTTCCAATAGTGTTCCTGATTTTCCTGGATGAGATACAAGAGTAGAAAAATCTGGTACTGGAATCATTAAACTCAGATATCATGAACCTTAGCTCTCTGATATAAGGCCTCCATCTCAGCTCGTTTAAGCAAAGTATACTCCTGCATGCATTCCTTTTCCTTAGAGTGCAAAGAGGAGTCCATGGGATTGTGTTGGATATCCATCTGACAGGAAATAAGAGACTGCTTGGCTTGCTTAACCCTCTCAGCCAGGTTACTGAAAGTGTTGGAATGCAGTCTCTTAAGACCACCTTTGAGTCTTTTCAGTTTATGGAAAAGATTATTAATCCTACCCCCACTACAAGAAGCATGCCATTCATGATGGATACAATGTTGGAAGTGGGGTGAGAGAGCCCAACAGTTCATGTATCTAAATTGTTTTCCACGATTCCCATGAGTAGCCAGAAGCTTAACAACCCCTGGAGAATGATCAGAGACTccagaaggatgataggaagcAACTGAAGAAAGAGAAGAGAACCAAGTTGAAGAGATCATAATACGGTCAAGTTTAGCCCACCTTAAGCCATCCCCTTGCTTATTGTTCCATGTGTAGTGGCACCCTGTAGCTGGATGATCAACCAGGCCACAGTCCTCTAAACATGAGTTAAATTCATTCATATCAGCAAGGTGGAAATGAGCAGTACCCAATCTTTCATCCACTGCCCTAACCACATTAAAATCCCCCATACAAATCCAAGGATAGTGAATAGAGACTGAGATAGTTTTAAGAGTATCCCATAACTCCTGTCTTTCATTTCTAGTATTAAAGCCAAAAACATAAGTAATATTGACCACATTTCCAGTACTAAAGTGAGAAACTTCATAATGGATATGCTGAGCAGAGGTGGAGAGCACTTTTAATGCAACAGAGCTGGGTTGCCACAAGACCCAGATCCTACCATTAGCATGTGCACCAGAATTATGAACCAATCTATAAGATGAAAAACTCCTATTATAAATCTCCTGAAAAGCCTTAGATTTGACATGTGTTTCAAGGATAGCACCACAGTCAATTTTATTCTGCAACAGAAAGCTAAGGCATTCCTGCTGTTTTAAGGGTTCATTTAGACCCCTAATGTTCCAAAATGACATATTCATGGGCAGTAGGGGGCCCTCCTGGTTCCACTACAAAACCCAAGTCCTCTATCACCACATCAACATGCTGACCAGATGTCCCCTCATCTAACAGTAGAGACTCATTCTGTAAGACTTGGAACCTGTTCTCAAGATTTGTAGCCACACTCTTAGGAGGAGAGGGTGGCTTCTGTTTCTGTTGCTGTGTGCCAGCAGGCTGAGAAGCAGTCTTAGCCAGATTACTAGGAGCAGGAGCAACAACAGATTTCCTCTGCTGCTCAGCCCTTGGTCTGAACACCTGCTTAGGTTTAGGTGGTGCACCCACCTTACACCTATCATGTGTATGGCCAATCCTCTTGCAGGCAGAACAAAAGTGAGGGAGCCACTCATATTCAACCTTTTGTAAATGGGTACCTCTAAAAGGTGAGTTAATTGTAATGGCCTTGGGTAACTCTTTTGAGAGATCCACATCCACCAAAATCCGAGCAAAAGCAAGCTTGCTTTTATTAGTAGTGTGCTCATCAGCACAAATGGGGACTCCCACAGCACTAGCCACCTTACTCAAAGCCACCTTAGACCACAGACAGGGATCAAGGTTTGGAAAAAGAACCCAAACAGGCACATGAGAAACATTCAGCTCATCCACAACAGTAGGGCTCCAAGGTTTGAAAACTAATGGGTAACCATTTAAATTCCAAACATCTGAACAGATTTTTTGCATATCCTCCGCACTGGCAAACCTAAAATAGTACCAACCCTTGGCAAAGTACATAACCTCCGGTGTTATAATATGAGTCCAATGCTTACTGATCAGAGTTTCAATTTGGGTCAAAGACGATTGTCTACCCAGCACAGTCCCAACcaaagtagtttgccaatattcCACTTCCTTCACAATATCCTCCTCCTCAATAGTCACAGTTGTATCAATTACAGAATCCACATAAGATAGATTCATACCTGTCAAGGAATTCCTCAAAGCCTGAGTATAGGTTTTCTTAGGCACAGAAGGAACAGGTTGAGCAGGAACCACCGGTGGAACCAAGGACGGAGAACCCACGCTAGCCAACGGAGAGCCAGACGACACCACAGGCTCCTCCGTAACAGATTCCACCACCACATTAGCCGCATCCGCCACTGGTGGGGGAAATTCAGGAAAATCATCAACCACAACACCAACCGAAGAAGACCCAGGTGCAGCAACATGGGTAGAGGACCCCGTTGCCTTCGGCGGCCGGCCCCTAGCCATCGTCGAAGAGGGACGAAACAAAATAGCGGCGCAAAATCGCGAAAAAAGGGAGGTTtttaagagagagaaagaagagagaggccggttattattattattattattattattattattattattattattattattattattattattattattattattattattattattattattattattactactactattcttcttgttgttgttattgttgttattattattattattgttgttgttattgttgttattgttattgctgttattattattgttgttgttattgttgttgttgttattattgttattgttgttgttaatattgttgttgttgttattattattgttattattattattattattattattattattattattattattattattagttgtatTAGTGGTTCTATTAGACTAGTATAAAAGATACAAATACCTTACACCTTAAAAACATACACTACCATTTTTAGAATAAAAAATTAGACTAGAAAATTAGAATAGCTTAGATTATTactctctctcaatattgtagaaccctaatatttcctttctcattttcattcaataaaaagttgtaatcttcCTTTAATTAATAGTTTAATTCTTCTTTAGTTCATCCAAGTTCTTCAtttctcaatagtttacatttaataTTTGGGTTGTgtttggaagacaagaagaaattcatcttccattattGTCCAAGCTTGTTTCTTTCCTCTTTattggtacaattctcatcttttatttacaattacttcattagtttacatttcttatgttgtttaattgttatttaccCAAAGTATTAAACTTTAccatgttcatcatgtttggttgtgttttgttgcaatttgttgttaatttctcacccatgaacatgtgtgagtagtcttatctaaggtcaTGGGGGATCTTGGGTGATTAAAGGGGTAAAATTGGGTTATTAACATTTGAAATTGGGTAATTAATTGGTCTTACTCTTGTGCATATGAAGTGCTCGATGAAATGTTTGaacgaaagtttgagtctttcattaacatgtttaaattatCTTGGTGCATTATGCTATTATATGGTTTAATAAGTGTTTAATGAGATGTTTGAATGAAAGTTGGAGCCTTTCTTAGACATATTTGATCCATCTTGGTGCATATGCTATTAGATAGTCTTTATGCATGTTTGTGATGAGTTTGTCTCAACTAAGTGTAGACTTGTTTGTAAACCCTTACTCTCATGCCTATGAAATGTTTGATGGATTGCTTAAatgaaagtttgagtctttcataATCATGTTTAGTCTATCTTAGGTCGAAAGACAATGGAAGGCCTATATGGCATGGTCGAGACGAGTTTTTCATACTAAGTAAATGCTTGCTGGTTAGCTCTAATTGACTAAGAAATTAGGATCATTCATAGGCCTTTATCATTACCCAtttcttgttaacaaccttctctTCCCCGACTTACCCAAGTGAACCCAAGGACCTTAGCGTTCATTCATTTGATTAGAAGCAATTTTCATTtagcttaattttatatcttatttgcatcttagtttacaaATAATCAACCTCTTTcatttgtttgactaaactaaagacttaaacaaaccaagtatctaacccccgccatctttgttttcgaccccgattaaatactactttttaattgggtttataaattatatttttgattgGGAAGTGACGGCAAATCCCTATATCACCTTCTAAGGAAcgtccttcacgcttcccgaggtatgACTTCTGCTCCAAATCTccgtctccttaaaatgcatgcaaagTGGGACGACTAAGGcatgattccactacttttaggtCCATTTCTGTAATTAAGATAAAACAAactaaagtagccaattcggggtattttgcaatacaaagcgatagaaatggcatagaaatgcgtgcaataagaggcaaAAAAAGTCTATTTAAATTACACGTATAAAAAAAGGACGAGGTTTTACCCGAGACCTTAGACTCCTTTGAGAATCCTTTCGTGGTGGATGTAGTTGACCCTTTTGAGGTTGATGGAGGACTTAACGATTTTCATTTAAAGGATAAGTGGGATGAACCCCCCCCCCATTTGCGATGAGTCCTACcacttagagttttcataccaccaatttgagaccattcatgattataatttatgCACTAACAGttatttttatggtcttaagcatgatgctccatctctCCCTGACGAGTGAAGTacggtggttctatttgaaatctctcatggACAATTTGGTGAGATTAATCCTTTCttgcctttgatctttcatgcttatatcttatcaattgcttacatatgcttgtgtattgctcatgcgcagaaatatgatcaacttctaagggcgttgacatgctttttagaggacaatggatattcatttcgggaaatcgcttttatttgcttttgttattaATTTTCCGCAAATTTAATATTTTCGTAGAAATAGAAATAAAATTACTAGACTTGACGATGTTTATTTTTGTGGTTTTTAagtgaaaaatgaagaaaaggagtCTCGATGAGGTTATGCACGCTTCCCTATGCACaaaaccccgttcggggtcgtaacTTTCATCAACGGGACGGAATAAAGAATTACGGAGAAAAGTCAAAATTGGTCTAAActtggtcaaccccgatcggggacgcaactttttccgaaaaaaaaattGCCAAATCACTTGCAAACATTATTCCTTCATCAAACtttcaatttttggcccttttcttgaattaTTGATGAATGGAAGAGTCCCCCGAATACGTTCTAGCTTGGGGGGAGGCTAGCTAGTCTAATAAGTGTTctttactttgcattttattttattttctcgtaacccattaaatatgaccccTTGTCCTTCTTATTTATGTGCTTTGaaccatttttatggtttagttgggtgATTTACATGTTGGCACATTGAGAATAATGTTGTGTTTAGTTTGGGGGGAGATTGGATTTGCATTGTaattgcatttaggaaaaatgtGAAAATTTTGAGAAAATTGTGTGTTTTTGCTTGCTTTTAGCCTACTTTCCCTCTTGTTTATCCTAATGATAGTTtatagctaatgatttattcttttatgATGAGATAATTGTTACATgtatggggatgtcttgacatagtaggtgggagatggaaaatgaatTGAATAAGCTTGATCTTTACTATTGGCgagctacaaaattggtaaggtagaacctccttagactgacgcatccatatccggtctctcttaggtgagtgtagatgcctccttatggtgtgtgtttcatcaaaacgcagaAATATGGTCTtcatttcatctctttataagcatgcattcatatgtTGTTAGCATTTTGGAGTCATTCACATGATTAAAATTGCCTCTTTGAACGAACCCCTTCACAAAATTGTTCCCTAGCTACATATACACtaattgcctaccttgttgagcgagtagctttgattagttgtgtttgggggctcatttgggatttgttttattttgaaaaatcattgtgagcttggtcttaatgctcttgaagaagaaatgagaaaaagagaaaaaaatgaaagagaaaaaaatggaaaagaatgaaaaatgatgaaaaaatgaagaattgaaatggaaaaaaaaatgagaaaaaagaaatggaaaagtatgaaagaaaatgaaaaaaaaaagtgtgatttgaaaagaaaggagaagaagaagtttatgtgagaaactctcatgcattattcacatattttggagagtttacttatgatttgtattgtaatttgggattagaattgggattgagcatccatacatttggttgttgctagtttgacattagctccacaatccataattcatttgttcccctttcttacccattacatattgccttcttcttaCCATTTGGCTTCTTTTTCATGCTTGCATATGATTGCTTTTGGCTTGTAGTTTTAaaatgtttaccatattagattacAAGCAaattctcatgagtcgaggataagt
Encoded here:
- the LOC141600823 gene encoding uncharacterized protein LOC141600823 encodes the protein MARGRPPKATGSSTHVAAPGSSSVGVVVDDFPEFPPPVADAANVVVESVTEEPVVSSGSPLASVGSPSLVPPVVPAQPVPSVPKKTYTQALRNSLTGMNLSYVDSVIDTTVTIEEEDIVKEVEYWQTTLVGTVLGRQSSLTQIETLISKHWTHIITPEVMYFAKGWYYFRFASAEDMQKICSDVWNLNGYPLVFKPWSPTVVDELNVSHVPVWVLFPNLDPCLWSKVALSKVASAVGVPICADEHTTNKSKLAFARILVDVDLSKELPKAITINSPFRGTHLQKVEYEWLPHFCSACKRIGHTHDRCKVGAPPKPKQVFRPRAEQQRKSVVAPAPSNLAKTASQPAGTQQQKQKPPSPPKSVATNLENRFQVLQNESLLLDEGTSGQHVDVVIEDLGFVVEPGGPPTAHEYNKIDCGAILETHVKSKAFQEIYNRSFSSYRLVHNSGAHANGRIWVLWQPSSVALKVLSTSAQHIHYEVSHFSTGNVVNITYVFGFNTRNERQELWDTLKTISVSIHYPWICMGDFNVVRAVDERLGTAHFHLADMNEFNSCLEDCGLVDHPATGCHYTWNNKQGDGLRWAKLDRIMISSTWFSSLSSVASYHPSGVSDHSPGVVKLLATHGNRGKQFRYMNCWALSPHFQHCIHHEWHASCSGGRINNLFHKLKRLKGGLKRLHSNTFSNLAERVKQAKQSLISCQMDIQHNPMDSSLHSKEKECMQEKIRNTIGRIQDEHDGVCEGLKDVAQGFVHFYQKLLGSSSTVDQLPRDLFSQGTLSPGDCNALIQPILDKEILEALKSIDRNKSPGIDGYSYGFFLDAWDTVGLDFKAVVLEYFQTGIMPRVANSTLLVLIPKVDTPATVMDFRPIACCTTFYKVVSKVIANRLKSVLGIIIGPEQAAFVEERDLSDNSMMARELTVKYGRAYITPRCMLKVDIRKAFDFVNWSFLHNILIHLGFPKKFIVWIMGCITSPYYSLSINGGVTGFFPGKRGLRQGDPLSPYLFVICMEILSRILRRLPRHAGFSFHPKCVQLNLTHLVFADDLLPSPAKTCLYFGGVAPDVKALILGSTGFSEGQLPFRYLGLPLFNARLSTDMYQPLLDKIKARITHWPNNALSYAGKILPKGIIKKIRKICKDFLWGIEDGTRKHIFISWAALCQPKREGGINIKEVLSWNRSQMMKWIWKLHYRPNSLWARWVTTYILKGASVWYGTPSISLSLYWNNVLHMKNLLLSIAGTHVQAMTLLQSCVLRDKFQTGLMYQLLRQHGDLIPWSGVVHDKACLPKHSFICMLAALDRLPTIVNLARRGVVLVNRCVLCEHHGEDLEHLFFDCPYSQTVWREVSTWLQVQLVSCSLVQLDGWFTSDIKGRSWHHRRQRCGLVAVVYYLWKERNSRIFNGAQRPLLFLVLLSDNILVLGWLFVRFFTWFLCLLLCFFSP